The sequence below is a genomic window from Thermanaerothrix sp..
TTCCAGCTCGGCGCCGGTGCGTCCCTATGGATAACCCAAAGGGACGTGAGGGAGTTTCAGCTGGCCAAGGGGGCTGTGAGGGCCGCGGTGGAGACGCTCCTTGATGAAGCCGGCGTAGGGGAGTCCCAGGTGGACCTTTGCGTGGTGTCCGGCCTCTTTGGCGGTTCCCTTCAGGTTGAGGACCTCATAAGGGTTGGGATGCTGCCTTCCCGTTGGAAGGATAGGGTCCGTTTTTCCCCCCATGGGGTGCTGGAGGGGCTTCTTTCCGTGTTGTTCGGAGGTGAAGATGCTTTGAGGGAGGTGGAGGAACTGGCTTTAAGGTGCCGTCACGTATCGTTGGACCGGGATGACTTTAAGAACCGGCTTCTTCGATGTCTTGACCTTGGGGAGTCCGATCCTGTGTAGGTTGCGCCAGCCGTTGAAATCCCCCCCTGTAAGGTCGTATAGTTTGTTAAAATTAAATAAAATATCCCCATTGGAGGTGTTCCCTTGAAGCTTCTTGTGTTGCCCATGTTGTCTCTTTCCTTGCTTTTGCTTTTTACCCCCCGGGCCTTTTCCGCCCCCTTGCCCGAGGCTTCACTGGGGGGTGTCAACCAGTACCGTCTTCCAAACCGTTTGATGGTGCTTTTGATCCGAGATCCGTCGGCTTCCAACGTGACGGTCAACATGGTTTACTGGGTGGGTTCTTCCGACGAGAGGGATGGTGAAAGGGGCCTTGCCCACCTTCTGGAGCACCTGCTCTTCAAGGGCACCCCGTCTCATCCGGACATACCCAGCGAGATAGCTTCTAGGGGCGGCAGGGCGAACGGCAACACCTGGACCGACAGGACCTGTTACTTTCAGACCCTCCCCGCCGGATTGGAAAACCTCCGCTGGGCCCTGTCCTTGGAGTCCGAGAGGATGACCAAGGCCCGGATAACCGCGGAGGAGCTGGATAAGGAGCGGGGGGTGGTGATAAACGAGCTGGTTAGGGGGGAGAACGATCCGGTGTCGGTTCTTATGAACCGAATGGAGAGCGTTGCCTTTGACTGGCATTCTTACGGTAAGCCCACCATAGGGAACAGGATGGACCTTGAAAGGCTTCCCCTGGAGAGGGTGCTTGATTTTTACAGGTCCTTCGTGAGGCCCGACAACGCGGCTTTGATCATCTCAAGCCCCTTTGAGGATGAAGTGGTGCTTAAGGAGGT
It includes:
- a CDS encoding insulinase family protein, giving the protein MKLLVLPMLSLSLLLLFTPRAFSAPLPEASLGGVNQYRLPNRLMVLLIRDPSASNVTVNMVYWVGSSDERDGERGLAHLLEHLLFKGTPSHPDIPSEIASRGGRANGNTWTDRTCYFQTLPAGLENLRWALSLESERMTKARITAEELDKERGVVINELVRGENDPVSVLMNRMESVAFDWHSYGKPTIGNRMDLERLPLERVLDFYRSFVRPDNAALIISSPFEDEVVLKEVERFFGPIEAPSYPVPRMVSHELGQDGERMVRLYLPGQYGAVGLVYQGPA